Proteins encoded within one genomic window of Episyrphus balteatus chromosome 1, idEpiBalt1.1, whole genome shotgun sequence:
- the LOC129916161 gene encoding THAP domain-containing protein 7-like, with protein sequence MRCAIYGCDNDNRGEKCKNKISFFRFPYEENELKIWILACCRSDTINKRNARVCSVHFKEEVFHPTVKGIQRLKKGSVPSQFLVSKVPKKQENQSRAQPLQGSNLNTQQSQHLQASNQNTNTVQYPPPRSDLLQATSVVNHQTNTVQKPSPSSSPPLGKKTTTKPKSPRFSEKHHDMVFSNFNRIFCYCTLHTNINIGNKHHLLGDGVAQYDRG encoded by the exons atgcgttgTGCGATATATGGGTGCGATAATGACAACAGGGGagagaaatgcaaaaataaaatttcttttttccgtTTTCCGTATGAGGAAAACGAATTAAAAATATGGATATTGGCCTGCTGCAGGAGTGATACCATCAACAAAAGAAATGCAAGGGTTTGTAGCGTCCATTTCAAAGAAGAAGTTTTCCATCCTACGGTTAAAGGAATCCAGCGATTGAAGAAAGGATCGGTACCATCACAGTTTTTGGTGTCTAAGGTACCAAAAAAGCAGGAAAATCAATCAag AGCTCAGCCACTTCAAGGCTCCAACTTAAACACCCAACAATCTCAACATCTTCAAGCAAGCAATCAAAATACCAACACTGTCCAATATCCTCCACCAAG atctGATCTACTTCAAGCAACCAGTGTAGTCAACCACCAAACCAACACCGTCCAAAAACCTTCACCAAG CTCATCGCCACCGCTgggaaagaaaacaacaaccaaACCAAAGAGTCCCCGCTTTTCCGAGAAGCATCACGACATGGTGTTTTCCAACTTTAATAGgattttttgttattgcacTCTTCATACCAACATAAATATTGGAAATAAACACCATTTGCTGGGTGATGGTGTGGCCCAGTATGATAGGGGCTAG